A region of Leclercia adecarboxylata DNA encodes the following proteins:
- the mlaC gene encoding phospholipid-binding protein MlaC, with translation MIKRLLMVAMLMIAPLTAANAADQSNPYQQMNEAAKKTFDRLKNEQPKIRSNPDYLRDVVDQELLPYVQVKYAGALVLGRYYKDATPAQREAYFTAFREYLKQAYGQALAMYHGQTYQIAPEQPLGSATILPIRVTIVDPNGRPPVRLDFQWRKNTQTGNWQAYDMIAEGVSMITTKQNEWSDLLRTKGIDGLTAQLNSIARQKITLEGNK, from the coding sequence ATGATTAAACGACTGTTAATGGTTGCCATGTTGATGATTGCCCCTCTGACTGCAGCTAACGCAGCCGATCAGAGCAATCCTTATCAACAGATGAATGAGGCAGCAAAGAAAACCTTCGATCGCCTCAAAAACGAGCAGCCTAAGATCCGTTCCAACCCCGATTACCTGCGTGACGTGGTCGATCAGGAGCTGCTGCCGTATGTGCAGGTGAAATATGCCGGTGCACTGGTGCTGGGCCGTTACTACAAAGACGCCACGCCAGCACAGCGTGAAGCCTATTTCACTGCATTCCGTGAATATCTGAAGCAGGCTTACGGCCAGGCACTGGCGATGTACCACGGCCAGACGTATCAGATCGCGCCGGAACAGCCGCTGGGTTCCGCTACTATCCTGCCTATCCGTGTGACCATCGTCGATCCGAACGGTCGTCCGCCAGTGCGTCTGGATTTCCAGTGGCGTAAGAACACCCAGACCGGTAACTGGCAGGCCTACGACATGATTGCAGAAGGCGTCAGCATGATTACCACCAAGCAGAACGAATGGAGCGATCTGCTGCGTACCAAGGGTATCGATGGTCTGACTGCACAGCTGAACAGCATCGCACGTCAGAAAATTACCCTGGAAGGGAACAAGTAA
- the pmrB gene encoding two-component system sensor histidine kinase PmrB, with amino-acid sequence MNSMRRRLMVLLAVILLFFQLVSVIWLWHESREQISFLVSETLSAKARNQHVEKEIREAIASLLVPSLVMVGFTLLFSFWAVSWITRPLNQLRTSLANRSADNLTPLPMYSDMEEIGAVTTSLNQLLARLDQTIQQERLFTADAAHELRTPLAGIRLHLELMAQSGSPQATTLVTRIDQLMHTVEQLLMLARAGQALASGHYDTVNWSEAIFAPLALENEAKSHTLIWPQAGPQSVQGDATLLRLMLRNLLENAVRYSPAGTTIEVGMQEVDGGTWVSVCDQGPGIEEAHRQSITEPFRRIDQRYGGSGLGLSIVQRIVQLHRGRLTLENRPEGGLIVACWLPEKLN; translated from the coding sequence ATGAACAGCATGCGCCGTCGTCTGATGGTGCTGTTGGCAGTGATTTTGCTGTTCTTTCAACTGGTCAGCGTCATCTGGCTGTGGCATGAGAGCCGGGAGCAGATCAGCTTCCTGGTGAGCGAGACGCTCTCCGCAAAAGCCCGTAATCAGCATGTCGAGAAAGAGATCCGGGAGGCGATCGCCTCGTTGCTGGTCCCTTCGCTGGTGATGGTCGGCTTTACGCTGCTGTTCTCCTTCTGGGCCGTCAGCTGGATCACCCGTCCGCTCAATCAGCTACGCACCAGCCTGGCAAACCGATCTGCCGACAATCTCACCCCGCTGCCGATGTACTCCGACATGGAAGAGATTGGTGCCGTCACCACCTCCCTGAATCAACTCCTTGCCCGGCTGGATCAAACCATTCAGCAGGAGCGTCTGTTCACCGCTGACGCCGCGCACGAGCTGCGCACGCCATTGGCGGGCATACGCCTGCATCTGGAGCTGATGGCGCAGTCAGGCTCGCCTCAGGCGACGACACTGGTTACCCGCATCGACCAGCTGATGCATACCGTGGAACAACTGCTGATGCTGGCCCGCGCGGGCCAGGCTCTGGCCAGTGGGCACTACGACACGGTTAACTGGAGTGAAGCGATTTTTGCACCGCTGGCGCTGGAGAATGAGGCGAAAAGCCATACCCTCATCTGGCCGCAGGCGGGCCCGCAGAGCGTGCAGGGTGACGCCACCTTGCTGCGACTGATGCTGCGCAATTTGCTGGAAAACGCGGTGCGATACAGCCCGGCAGGAACCACCATTGAAGTGGGAATGCAGGAAGTCGACGGCGGTACGTGGGTGAGTGTCTGCGATCAGGGGCCTGGCATTGAGGAAGCCCATCGCCAGTCAATTACCGAGCCGTTCCGTCGTATCGATCAACGCTATGGCGGTAGCGGACTGGGATTGAGCATTGTTCAGCGTATCGTGCAGCTGCACCGCGGCAGGCTGACGCTGGAGAATCGACCTGAAGGTGGATTAATTGTCGCCTGCTGGCTACCGGAAAAACTGAACTAA
- a CDS encoding DMT family transporter, which translates to MKQQAGIGILLALTTAMCWGALPIAMKQVLEVMEPPTVVFYRFLMAGIGLGIILAIKGKLPPLRIFRKPRWLVMLAIATGGLFGNFILFSSSLQYLSPTASQVIGQLSPVGMMVASVFILKEKMRGTQIIGALMLLCGLVLFFNTSLIEIFTRLTDYTWGVIFGVGAAAVWVSYGVAQKVLLRRLASQQILFLLYTLCTIALLPLAKPGVITQLSDWQLACLIFCGLNTLVGYGALAEAMARWQAAQVSALITLTPLFTLLFSDLLSMAWPDFFVKPMLNLLAYLGAFVVVAGAMYSAIGHRLWGRWRKSEAVVVSPAQANDLRRVK; encoded by the coding sequence ATGAAGCAGCAGGCCGGCATTGGTATTCTTTTGGCGCTCACGACCGCAATGTGCTGGGGTGCGCTGCCAATTGCAATGAAGCAGGTACTGGAAGTGATGGAGCCGCCAACGGTGGTGTTCTACCGCTTCCTGATGGCCGGCATTGGGTTGGGGATTATCCTGGCGATAAAAGGTAAGCTTCCCCCTCTGCGCATCTTTCGTAAGCCACGCTGGCTGGTAATGCTGGCGATTGCGACGGGCGGCCTGTTTGGCAACTTCATTTTGTTCAGCTCTTCCCTGCAGTACCTCAGTCCCACGGCCTCGCAGGTTATTGGTCAGCTTTCACCGGTAGGCATGATGGTTGCCAGCGTCTTCATCCTTAAAGAGAAGATGCGCGGCACGCAGATTATCGGGGCGCTGATGCTTCTCTGCGGTCTGGTGTTGTTCTTCAATACCAGCCTGATAGAAATTTTTACCCGTCTGACGGATTACACTTGGGGTGTGATTTTCGGCGTGGGTGCGGCGGCGGTGTGGGTGAGTTATGGCGTCGCGCAAAAGGTGTTATTGCGCCGTCTGGCGTCACAGCAGATCCTGTTTTTGCTGTACACTTTATGTACAATTGCACTGTTGCCGCTGGCGAAGCCGGGTGTGATTACCCAGCTTAGCGACTGGCAGCTGGCGTGTCTGATCTTTTGTGGTCTGAACACGCTAGTGGGCTATGGTGCCCTGGCTGAAGCGATGGCGCGCTGGCAGGCAGCGCAGGTGAGCGCGCTGATTACCCTGACGCCTCTGTTTACACTGTTATTTTCAGATTTATTATCAATGGCCTGGCCCGATTTCTTCGTCAAACCGATGTTAAACCTGTTGGCTTATCTCGGTGCGTTTGTCGTGGTTGCGGGCGCGATGTATTCCGCCATTGGTCATCGTCTTTGGGGACGTTGGCGCAAAAGTGAAGCGGTCGTAGTGTCCCCCGCTCAGGCGAATGATTTACGGAGAGTAAAATGA
- the rplU gene encoding 50S ribosomal protein L21: MYAVFQSGGKQHRVSEGQTVRLEKLDIATGESVEFAEVLMIANGEEVKIGVPFVDGGVIKAEVVAHGRGEKVKIVKFRRRKHYRKQQGHRQWFTDVKITGISA; this comes from the coding sequence ATGTACGCGGTTTTCCAAAGTGGTGGTAAACAACACCGAGTAAGCGAAGGTCAGACCGTTCGCCTGGAAAAGCTGGACATCGCAACTGGCGAATCTGTTGAATTCGCTGAAGTTCTGATGATCGCAAACGGTGAAGAAGTCAAAATCGGCGTTCCTTTCGTTGATGGCGGCGTTATCAAAGCTGAAGTTGTTGCTCATGGTCGTGGCGAGAAAGTTAAAATCGTTAAGTTTCGTCGTCGTAAACACTACCGTAAGCAGCAGGGCCACCGTCAGTGGTTCACTGATGTGAAAATTACTGGCATCAGCGCCTAA
- the sfsB gene encoding DNA-binding transcriptional regulator SfsB, translating into MDKKFTDWHSADIIAALRKKGTSLAAESRRNGLSSSTLANALTRPWPKGELIIATALGTDPWIIWPSRYHDPLTHEFVDRTRMMRQKREGKERQE; encoded by the coding sequence ATGGATAAGAAATTTACCGACTGGCACTCGGCTGACATTATCGCCGCGCTGCGTAAAAAGGGAACATCACTGGCTGCAGAATCCCGCCGAAATGGTCTTAGTTCTTCTACCCTGGCAAATGCGCTGACGCGTCCCTGGCCGAAGGGAGAACTGATCATTGCCACGGCGCTCGGCACCGACCCCTGGATCATCTGGCCATCGCGCTACCACGATCCGCTCACCCACGAATTTGTCGACAGAACGCGCATGATGCGGCAGAAAAGAGAAGGCAAAGAGCGCCAGGAGTGA
- the pmrA gene encoding two-component system response regulator PmrA, which translates to MKLLIVEDDLLLQEGLALALSAEGYTLDCAGTAAEADGLIQSGEYSLVILDLGLPDKDGATLLSQWRRRGFDNPVLILTARDALEDRINGLDSGADDYLVKPFALAELQARARALIRRYQGHSDNLLSDGDLTLNLQTQQVLQHSRPVEVTPKEFALLTRLIMRTGQTVHRETLQQDIYSWQDDPGSNTLEVHIHNLRRKLGKDRIKTVRGVGYRLESQK; encoded by the coding sequence ATGAAATTACTCATTGTTGAAGACGATCTGCTGCTACAGGAAGGGCTGGCCCTGGCGCTCTCGGCCGAGGGCTACACGCTTGATTGCGCGGGTACCGCCGCCGAGGCTGATGGCCTTATCCAGAGCGGCGAGTATAGCCTGGTAATCCTCGATCTTGGCCTGCCGGATAAAGACGGGGCGACCCTGCTGAGCCAGTGGCGCCGCCGGGGGTTCGATAATCCCGTGCTGATCCTGACCGCCCGCGACGCGCTGGAAGACCGGATTAACGGCCTGGACTCCGGCGCCGACGACTATCTGGTTAAGCCCTTTGCACTGGCGGAACTCCAGGCGCGCGCCAGAGCGTTGATCCGCCGCTATCAGGGGCACAGTGATAATCTGCTCAGCGACGGCGATCTCACGCTGAATCTGCAAACGCAGCAGGTTTTACAGCACTCCCGGCCGGTTGAAGTCACCCCAAAAGAGTTCGCCCTGCTGACGCGGCTGATCATGCGTACCGGCCAGACCGTCCACCGGGAGACCTTGCAGCAGGATATCTACTCCTGGCAGGACGATCCGGGCTCCAACACGCTGGAGGTTCACATCCATAATCTGCGGCGTAAGCTGGGTAAAGACCGGATCAAAACGGTGCGCGGCGTGGGATATCGCCTTGAGAGTCAAAAATGA
- the murA gene encoding UDP-N-acetylglucosamine 1-carboxyvinyltransferase, translated as MDKFRVQGPTRLQGEVTISGAKNAALPILFAALLAEEPVEIQNVPKLKDIDTTMKLLGQLGTKVERNGSVWIDASNVNNFSAPYDLVKTMRASIWALGPLVARFGQGQVSLPGGCAIGARPVDLHIFGLEKLGAEIKLEEGYVKASVNGRLKGAHIVMDKVSVGATVTIMSAATLAEGTTIIENAAREPEIVDTANFLNTLGAKITGQGTDRITIEGVARLGGGVYRVLPDRIETGTFLVAAAISGGKIVCRNAQPDTLDAVLAKLREAGADVETGEDWISLDMHGKRPKAVNVRTSPHPAFPTDMQAQFTLLNLVAEGTGVITETIFENRFMHVPELIRMGAHAEIESNTVICHGVEKLSGAQVMATDLRASASLVLAGCIAEGTTLVDRIYHIDRGYERIEDKLRALGANIERVKGE; from the coding sequence ATGGACAAATTTCGTGTTCAGGGGCCTACGCGCCTCCAGGGCGAAGTCACAATTTCCGGCGCCAAAAACGCCGCGCTGCCAATTCTCTTCGCCGCACTGCTCGCGGAAGAGCCGGTAGAGATCCAGAACGTACCCAAGCTGAAAGACATTGATACCACCATGAAGCTGCTCGGCCAGCTGGGTACCAAGGTTGAGCGTAATGGATCCGTGTGGATCGATGCCAGCAACGTGAACAACTTCTCTGCGCCGTACGACCTGGTGAAGACCATGCGCGCCTCTATCTGGGCGCTGGGTCCGCTGGTGGCACGTTTTGGCCAGGGTCAGGTCTCTCTGCCGGGCGGTTGCGCTATTGGCGCGCGTCCGGTCGATCTGCACATTTTTGGCCTGGAGAAGCTGGGCGCAGAAATTAAGCTGGAAGAGGGCTACGTTAAGGCGTCCGTGAATGGCCGTCTGAAGGGCGCGCACATCGTGATGGACAAGGTAAGCGTTGGCGCTACCGTCACCATCATGTCTGCGGCCACGCTGGCTGAAGGTACCACCATCATCGAGAACGCCGCGCGCGAGCCGGAGATCGTGGATACCGCAAACTTCCTGAACACGCTCGGAGCGAAGATCACCGGCCAGGGCACCGACCGTATCACCATTGAAGGCGTTGCACGCCTGGGTGGCGGCGTGTATCGCGTCCTGCCTGACCGTATCGAAACCGGGACCTTCCTGGTCGCTGCAGCTATCTCCGGCGGTAAAATCGTCTGCCGTAACGCCCAGCCTGATACCCTTGATGCGGTTCTGGCCAAGCTGCGTGAAGCGGGTGCCGATGTTGAAACCGGCGAAGACTGGATCAGCCTGGATATGCACGGTAAGCGTCCGAAGGCCGTCAACGTGCGTACTTCTCCGCATCCGGCATTCCCAACCGATATGCAGGCGCAGTTCACTCTGCTGAACCTGGTGGCGGAAGGGACGGGTGTGATCACCGAAACGATCTTTGAAAACCGCTTTATGCACGTGCCGGAACTGATCCGTATGGGCGCGCACGCTGAGATCGAAAGCAACACCGTGATTTGTCATGGCGTTGAAAAACTGTCCGGTGCTCAGGTGATGGCAACGGATCTGCGTGCATCTGCGAGCCTGGTGCTGGCGGGTTGTATTGCGGAAGGTACTACGCTGGTGGATCGTATTTATCACATCGATCGCGGCTATGAACGCATCGAAGATAAACTGCGCGCACTGGGTGCCAACATTGAGCGTGTGAAGGGCGAGTAA
- the mlaB gene encoding lipid asymmetry maintenance protein MlaB has translation MSQLSWTREGETLLLSGELDQDYLNPLWDAREDAMKGVSRIDLSGISRVDTAGVALLVHLVSTGKRQGAQVTLSGVSDNVVTLAQLYNLPEDVLPR, from the coding sequence ATGTCGCAGCTGAGCTGGACCCGTGAGGGTGAGACGTTACTCCTCTCAGGCGAGCTGGATCAGGATTATCTGAATCCTCTCTGGGATGCGCGTGAAGATGCCATGAAGGGTGTTTCCCGTATCGACCTGAGCGGTATCTCTCGCGTGGATACGGCGGGTGTGGCGCTGCTGGTTCACCTGGTGTCAACGGGCAAGCGGCAGGGCGCACAGGTGACGCTTTCGGGCGTCAGCGACAACGTCGTCACGCTGGCCCAGCTCTATAATCTGCCGGAAGACGTATTGCCTCGCTAA
- the rpmA gene encoding 50S ribosomal protein L27: protein MAHKKAGGSTRNGRDSEAKRLGVKRFGGETVLAGSIIVRQRGTKFHAGNNVGCGRDHTLFAKADGKVKFEVKGPNNRKYISIVAE from the coding sequence ATGGCACATAAAAAGGCTGGCGGCTCCACACGTAACGGTCGCGATTCAGAAGCTAAACGCCTTGGCGTTAAGCGTTTCGGTGGCGAAACCGTTCTGGCGGGTAGCATCATCGTTCGTCAGCGTGGCACCAAATTCCACGCTGGTAACAACGTAGGTTGCGGTCGTGACCACACTCTGTTTGCTAAAGCAGACGGTAAAGTGAAATTTGAAGTTAAAGGCCCGAACAACCGTAAATACATCAGCATTGTTGCTGAGTAA
- the mlaD gene encoding outer membrane lipid asymmetry maintenance protein MlaD, whose protein sequence is MQTKKVEIWVGVFVLLALLAALFLSFKVADVTTIRTEPTYRVYATFDNIGGLKSRSPVRIGGVVVGRVADITLDEKTYLPRVALDIEERYNHIPDTSSLSIRTSGLLGEQYLALNIGFEDPELGTTILKDGGVIQDTKSAMVLEDMIGQFLYNSNSKGGDENQAAQTPAQSDITPPVGTTNSSQEK, encoded by the coding sequence ATGCAAACGAAAAAAGTAGAAATTTGGGTAGGCGTATTTGTGTTGCTGGCACTGCTGGCAGCGCTGTTTTTAAGTTTTAAAGTGGCCGATGTGACGACCATCCGTACCGAGCCGACATACCGCGTTTATGCCACTTTCGATAATATCGGTGGCCTGAAGAGCCGTTCACCGGTGCGTATTGGCGGGGTGGTAGTAGGGCGCGTTGCCGATATCACGCTGGATGAGAAAACCTACCTGCCGCGCGTCGCGCTGGATATCGAAGAGCGCTACAACCATATCCCGGATACCAGCTCCCTTTCTATCCGTACATCCGGCCTGTTAGGTGAACAATATCTGGCCCTGAACATCGGTTTTGAAGATCCCGAGCTGGGAACGACTATCCTGAAAGACGGTGGTGTCATTCAGGATACAAAATCAGCCATGGTGCTGGAAGATATGATTGGTCAGTTCCTTTACAACAGTAACAGTAAAGGGGGTGACGAGAATCAGGCTGCGCAAACCCCTGCGCAGAGTGACATTACGCCGCCTGTTGGCACGACGAATTCATCTCAGGAGAAGTAA
- the dacB gene encoding serine-type D-Ala-D-Ala carboxypeptidase: protein MRFSRFIIGLTTTIAFTVQAANVDEYINQLPDGANLALVVQKVGAQAPEIDYHSQQMALPASTQKVITALAALLQLGPDFRFTTTLESKGNIESGVLKGDLIARFGGDPTFKRQDIRNMVAVLKKSGVQRIEGNVLIDTSIFASHDKAPGWPWNDMTQCFSAPPAAAIVDRNCFSISLYSAPKPNDLAFIRVASYYPVNMFSQVRTLAKGSPEAQYCELDVVPGDLNRFTLTGCLSQRADPLPLAFAIQDGASYAGAILKDELKQANITYSGTLLRQTQSNEPGTVIASKQSAPLHDLLKIMLKKSDNMIADTVFRMIGHARFGVPGTWRAGSDAVRQILRQQAGIDLGNTIAVDGSGLSRHNLISPATMMQVLQYIAQHDTELNFISMLPLAGYDGSLQYRAGLHAAGVDGKVSAKTGSLQGVYNLAGFITTASGQRMAFVQYLSGYAVEPADQRNRRIPLVRFESRLYKDIYQNN from the coding sequence ATGCGATTTTCCAGATTTATCATCGGATTGACCACCACTATAGCGTTCACTGTCCAGGCAGCGAACGTCGACGAGTATATTAATCAGCTGCCCGATGGCGCCAATCTTGCTCTGGTCGTGCAAAAGGTGGGGGCCCAGGCGCCTGAGATTGATTATCACAGCCAGCAGATGGCCCTGCCCGCCAGTACGCAAAAGGTGATCACGGCGCTGGCTGCCCTGCTGCAGCTGGGACCTGATTTTCGTTTCACGACCACGCTTGAAAGCAAAGGCAACATCGAGAGTGGCGTACTGAAAGGCGATCTTATCGCTCGCTTTGGCGGCGATCCGACCTTTAAGCGTCAGGATATTCGCAACATGGTCGCCGTGTTAAAGAAGTCTGGCGTCCAGCGCATTGAAGGTAATGTGCTCATTGATACGTCCATTTTCGCCAGCCATGATAAAGCGCCCGGCTGGCCGTGGAATGATATGACCCAGTGCTTCAGCGCCCCGCCTGCGGCAGCGATTGTCGATCGCAACTGCTTCTCCATTTCGTTATACAGCGCACCAAAACCCAACGATTTAGCCTTTATTCGGGTGGCGTCTTACTATCCGGTCAACATGTTCAGCCAGGTGCGTACGCTGGCGAAAGGCTCACCGGAAGCGCAGTACTGCGAACTGGATGTGGTCCCGGGCGATCTGAACCGCTTTACCCTGACCGGTTGCCTGTCGCAGCGCGCCGATCCGCTGCCGCTGGCCTTCGCTATTCAGGACGGCGCAAGCTATGCGGGGGCGATCCTCAAAGATGAGCTGAAGCAGGCCAACATTACCTACAGCGGTACCCTGCTGCGCCAGACGCAGAGCAACGAGCCCGGCACCGTGATTGCCAGTAAGCAATCGGCACCGCTGCACGATCTGCTCAAAATCATGCTGAAAAAATCGGACAACATGATCGCCGATACCGTATTTCGTATGATTGGCCATGCACGCTTCGGCGTACCTGGCACCTGGCGTGCCGGTTCAGATGCGGTGCGTCAGATCCTCCGCCAGCAGGCCGGTATCGATCTTGGCAACACCATCGCGGTGGATGGTTCAGGTCTGTCGCGTCATAACCTGATCTCCCCTGCCACCATGATGCAGGTGCTACAGTACATTGCTCAGCACGACACTGAACTAAACTTCATCTCAATGTTGCCGCTTGCCGGTTATGACGGCTCATTGCAGTACCGTGCGGGGCTACACGCTGCGGGCGTCGATGGCAAAGTCTCTGCCAAAACGGGTTCCCTGCAAGGGGTGTATAACCTGGCCGGGTTTATCACCACCGCCAGCGGACAGCGAATGGCATTTGTGCAGTACCTTTCTGGCTATGCGGTTGAACCTGCTGACCAACGTAACCGCCGTATCCCGCTGGTGCGCTTTGAAAGCCGGCTTTACAAGGACATTTATCAGAATAACTAG
- the ispB gene encoding octaprenyl diphosphate synthase, whose protein sequence is MNLEKINELTAQDMAGVNAAILEQLDSDVSLINQLGYYIVSGGGKRIRPMIAVLAARAVGYQDNAHVTIAALIEFIHTATLLHDDVVDESDMRRGKATANAAFGNAASVLVGDFIYTRAFQMMTSLGSLKILEVMSKAVNVIAEGEVLQLMNVNDPDITEENYMRVIYSKTARLFEAAAQCSGILAGCTDEQERGLQDYGRYLGTAFQLIDDLLDYSADGETLGKNVGDDLNEGKPTLPLLHAMRNGTPEQAKLIREAIEQGNGRHLLEPVLEAMATCGSLEWTRQRAEEEADKAIAALQVIPDSPWRDALIGLAHIAVQRDR, encoded by the coding sequence ATGAATTTAGAAAAAATCAATGAGTTAACCGCGCAAGATATGGCGGGTGTGAATGCAGCAATCCTGGAACAGCTCGATTCTGACGTTTCCCTAATCAATCAGTTGGGCTATTACATCGTCAGCGGCGGGGGCAAACGCATCCGTCCGATGATCGCTGTGCTGGCCGCTCGCGCGGTCGGCTATCAGGACAATGCCCACGTCACGATCGCGGCGCTGATCGAATTTATTCATACCGCCACGTTGCTGCATGATGACGTCGTCGATGAGTCCGACATGCGTCGTGGCAAGGCCACCGCCAACGCCGCGTTTGGTAATGCCGCCAGCGTGCTGGTAGGCGATTTTATCTATACGCGTGCCTTCCAGATGATGACCAGCCTGGGATCGTTGAAGATCCTTGAAGTGATGTCCAAAGCGGTGAACGTTATCGCGGAAGGCGAAGTTCTGCAGCTGATGAACGTCAACGATCCGGACATCACCGAAGAGAACTACATGCGGGTGATCTACAGCAAAACCGCGCGTCTGTTCGAGGCCGCTGCGCAGTGCTCCGGTATTCTTGCTGGCTGTACTGACGAGCAGGAACGCGGGCTGCAGGATTACGGGCGCTACCTTGGCACCGCCTTCCAGCTGATTGACGATCTGCTCGACTACAGCGCCGATGGCGAGACGCTCGGCAAAAACGTTGGTGATGACCTCAACGAAGGTAAACCGACACTGCCGCTGCTACATGCCATGCGTAACGGCACCCCTGAGCAGGCAAAGCTCATCCGCGAAGCCATTGAGCAAGGAAACGGCCGGCACCTTCTGGAACCGGTACTGGAAGCAATGGCAACCTGTGGTTCTCTGGAGTGGACGCGCCAGCGTGCAGAGGAAGAGGCTGATAAAGCCATTGCCGCCCTCCAGGTTATTCCTGACAGTCCATGGCGAGATGCCCTAATCGGCCTCGCGCATATCGCTGTTCAGCGCGATCGATAA
- the ibaG gene encoding BolA family iron metabolism protein IbaG, translated as MENHEIQTVLMNALALQEAHVSGDGSHFQVIAVGEIFDGMSRVKKQQAVYAPLMEYIADNRIHALSIKAFTPTEWARDRKLNGF; from the coding sequence ATGGAAAATCATGAAATCCAGACAGTGCTGATGAACGCACTCGCCCTTCAGGAAGCCCACGTCTCCGGCGACGGCAGCCATTTTCAGGTTATTGCTGTGGGTGAGATTTTTGACGGCATGAGCCGCGTGAAGAAGCAGCAGGCTGTCTATGCGCCGCTGATGGAATATATCGCGGATAATCGTATCCATGCCCTGTCGATCAAAGCGTTTACCCCAACTGAGTGGGCACGCGATCGCAAACTAAACGGTTTTTGA
- the cgtA gene encoding Obg family GTPase CgtA — protein MKFVDEATILVVAGDGGNGCVSFRREKYIPRGGPDGGDGGDGGDVWLEADENLNTLIDYRFEKSFRAERGQNGQSRDCTGKRGKDVTVKVPVGTRVIDQGTGETMGDMTKHGQRLMVAKGGWHGLGNTRFKSSVNRTPRQKTMGTPGDKRDLQLELMLLADVGMLGMPNAGKSTFIRAVSAAKPKVADYPFTTLVPSLGVVRMDNEKSFVVADIPGLIEGAAEGAGLGIRFLKHLERCRVLLHLIDIDPIDGSDPVENARIIIGELEKYSDKLAAKPRWLVFNKIDLMDKAEAEAKAKAIAEAMGWEDKYYLISAASQMGVKDLCWDVMTFIIENPVTQAEEAKQPEKVEFMWDDYHREQLEEQAEAEDDEDWDDDWDEDDEEGVEFIYKR, from the coding sequence ATGAAGTTTGTTGATGAAGCAACGATCCTGGTCGTGGCAGGTGATGGCGGTAATGGTTGCGTTAGCTTCCGCCGTGAAAAATACATTCCGCGTGGCGGCCCTGACGGCGGCGACGGCGGTGACGGCGGTGACGTATGGCTTGAAGCTGACGAGAACCTCAACACCCTGATCGATTATCGTTTTGAAAAATCTTTCCGTGCTGAGCGTGGCCAGAACGGCCAGAGTCGTGACTGTACCGGTAAACGTGGTAAAGACGTTACGGTTAAAGTTCCTGTCGGTACGCGCGTCATCGATCAGGGCACTGGCGAAACCATGGGTGACATGACCAAACACGGTCAGCGCCTGATGGTTGCTAAAGGCGGCTGGCACGGTCTGGGCAATACCCGTTTCAAATCTTCCGTTAACCGTACTCCGCGTCAGAAAACGATGGGTACACCGGGCGATAAGCGCGATCTGCAGCTGGAGCTGATGCTGCTGGCTGACGTCGGTATGCTGGGGATGCCGAATGCGGGTAAATCTACCTTCATCCGCGCCGTCTCTGCAGCTAAACCGAAAGTGGCTGACTATCCGTTTACGACCCTGGTACCAAGCCTCGGCGTGGTGCGTATGGACAACGAGAAGAGCTTCGTGGTGGCCGACATCCCGGGCCTGATCGAAGGCGCTGCCGAAGGGGCGGGCTTAGGTATTCGCTTCCTGAAGCACCTTGAGCGTTGCCGCGTTCTGCTGCATCTCATCGATATCGATCCGATCGACGGTTCCGATCCGGTAGAAAACGCCCGTATCATTATTGGCGAGCTGGAAAAATACAGCGATAAACTGGCTGCCAAGCCGCGCTGGCTGGTCTTCAACAAGATTGACCTGATGGACAAAGCTGAAGCCGAAGCGAAGGCGAAAGCCATTGCTGAAGCGATGGGCTGGGAAGATAAGTACTATCTCATCTCTGCGGCAAGCCAGATGGGCGTAAAAGACCTGTGCTGGGATGTGATGACCTTTATCATCGAGAACCCGGTTACCCAGGCAGAAGAAGCGAAACAGCCTGAAAAAGTCGAATTCATGTGGGATGACTACCACCGCGAGCAGCTCGAAGAGCAGGCGGAAGCAGAAGACGACGAAGACTGGGATGACGACTGGGATGAAGACGACGAAGAAGGCGTCGAGTTCATCTATAAGCGTTAA